The Lutibacter profundi genome includes a region encoding these proteins:
- a CDS encoding FRG domain-containing protein, translated as MKKIEGELYSHHQKDVYFPEGSFLEKGFKISKRKEWNKFGGTVNKVRASDGYPIQNFRNLIDEVALVTLNNRSFEMFYRGQSTDYLNNQGKYFSDRKKKSKIHPSICRPNKKEDGTLKYSIRQTEIQERYNRLYGLIDFINQKKRGKFPNEYYMSLFQHYDILPTPLIDITQSLRVAASFALKKNQIGYIYVFGLPYPNQSISYFTDLGIVLLKLQNIVSVKAIRPRYQEGYLVGKFPFSESKTIGDDLSNRMIAKFKIDNRSENFWDKDFMPMPEKILYPKDDEIEKELKEYKTEFDKKYYS; from the coding sequence ATGAAAAAAATCGAAGGAGAATTATACAGTCATCATCAAAAGGATGTATATTTTCCTGAAGGAAGTTTTTTAGAAAAAGGATTTAAAATAAGTAAACGAAAAGAATGGAATAAATTTGGAGGAACAGTTAATAAAGTTCGAGCTAGTGATGGATATCCTATTCAAAATTTCAGAAACTTAATTGACGAAGTTGCTTTAGTTACATTAAATAATCGAAGTTTCGAAATGTTTTACAGAGGTCAATCAACAGATTATCTGAACAATCAAGGTAAATATTTTAGTGACCGAAAGAAAAAGTCTAAAATTCATCCTTCTATCTGTAGACCTAATAAAAAGGAAGATGGAACTTTAAAATATTCTATTAGACAAACTGAAATACAAGAAAGATATAACCGATTATATGGACTAATTGATTTTATCAATCAAAAGAAGAGAGGGAAGTTTCCTAATGAATATTATATGTCACTTTTTCAACATTACGACATATTACCAACACCATTAATTGATATTACCCAATCTTTGAGAGTTGCCGCTTCTTTTGCTCTTAAAAAAAATCAAATTGGTTATATATATGTTTTTGGTTTACCTTATCCAAATCAAAGTATATCATATTTCACAGACTTGGGAATTGTTCTCTTGAAACTTCAAAACATTGTATCAGTTAAAGCTATACGACCAAGATATCAAGAAGGATATTTAGTTGGAAAATTCCCATTTTCAGAATCAAAAACTATTGGAGACGATTTATCAAACAGAATGATTGCTAAATTTAAAATTGATAACAGAAGTGAGAATTTTTGGGATAAAGATTTTATGCCAATGCCAGAAAAAATTCTATATCCTAAAGATGATGAAATTGAAAAAGAACTTAAAGAATATAAAACTGAATTTGATAAAAAATACTACAGCTAA
- a CDS encoding sce7726 family protein, whose product MEIVTDINKIRSLSQIISPANFKKIVREDDCYSTFYKIKKYTTVTDSTTNLDAINVIYNSLLKNYKNEYVYKNILTNKLLLKKYSLKNTIALNEFNIGKSIADFVLLNGEARVYEIKTELDNLEKLDKQVLDYCKFGDKVYIVTSSKHVNKLIELYDNSTIGIIELTSRNALKTIKEATSNEATFSCEILFKTLRKQEYLDIIEEYFNFVPEVSNTRIFKECLALAKKIEISLFQKLVVNKLKYRNISNPKKIQEKAIPESLKHICYSLDFSKNEYEKLDSFLNQKSKICISHI is encoded by the coding sequence ATGGAAATAGTAACTGATATAAATAAAATACGAAGTTTATCACAAATCATTTCACCAGCTAATTTTAAAAAGATTGTGCGAGAAGATGACTGTTATTCAACATTTTACAAAATAAAAAAATATACAACAGTAACAGATTCTACAACCAACCTTGATGCAATAAATGTTATATACAATTCGCTATTAAAAAATTATAAGAATGAGTATGTTTATAAAAATATACTTACAAACAAATTACTTCTAAAAAAGTATAGTTTAAAAAACACAATAGCATTAAACGAATTCAATATTGGAAAGTCAATTGCAGACTTTGTTTTATTGAACGGAGAAGCAAGAGTTTACGAAATAAAAACAGAGCTTGATAATCTTGAAAAATTAGATAAGCAAGTATTGGATTACTGTAAATTTGGAGACAAAGTTTACATAGTAACTAGTTCAAAACACGTAAATAAATTAATTGAACTTTATGATAATTCTACAATTGGAATTATTGAATTAACATCAAGAAACGCTTTAAAGACAATAAAAGAAGCTACAAGTAATGAGGCTACTTTTAGTTGCGAAATACTGTTTAAAACCTTGAGGAAACAGGAATATTTAGATATAATTGAGGAATACTTCAACTTTGTACCAGAAGTTTCTAATACAAGAATTTTCAAAGAGTGTTTAGCACTTGCCAAAAAAATTGAAATTTCATTGTTTCAAAAATTAGTAGTTAACAAACTCAAATACAGAAATATTTCTAATCCTAAAAAAATTCAAGAAAAAGCAATTCCAGAGAGTTTAAAACATATTTGTTATTCATTAGATTTTTCAAAAAATGAGTATGAAAAATTAGACTCATTTCTTAATCAAAAAAGCAAAATATGTATTTCCCATATTTAA
- a CDS encoding sce7725 family protein, translated as MYFPYLRGKQFELIALRELCSLFPQELNKISPVIEPVKASSTLKSTLAEFVNRNANFNLIINPRVGDLEGQYERIIEMITSSIPAEYNNYQLAVIIDSKTERSIGTLIEFINALDLNYNGITLIHETEINSQSIELLNNELNIVYNVIYFQKTSRRYYREFEANTLVSLDDYFIEQSKNADYLNQESDFSKEYRFYIQDGFVGFSDFLTIGDNYSESGFLPRAVAIHLSYLENEQIRVKHFVSDSNEDVADIGGKFSEAINKLVIWCDQNNLNTAAINVFRDLQQRGHFPGLGTLKKLSIMNHIELVINNI; from the coding sequence ATGTATTTCCCATATTTAAGAGGCAAACAATTTGAATTAATTGCCTTAAGAGAATTGTGTTCTCTTTTTCCGCAGGAATTAAATAAAATTTCCCCAGTTATTGAACCTGTTAAAGCTTCAAGCACTTTAAAATCTACTCTAGCTGAATTTGTAAATCGAAACGCAAATTTTAACCTAATAATAAATCCGAGAGTTGGAGATTTAGAAGGACAATACGAAAGAATTATTGAAATGATTACTTCTTCAATTCCAGCAGAGTATAACAACTACCAACTAGCTGTTATAATTGACTCTAAAACTGAAAGAAGCATTGGAACATTAATTGAGTTTATAAATGCACTAGATTTAAATTATAACGGAATTACATTAATACACGAAACAGAAATAAACAGTCAAAGTATTGAGTTATTAAATAACGAATTGAACATAGTTTATAATGTCATTTATTTTCAAAAAACTAGTCGTAGGTATTATCGTGAATTTGAAGCCAACACCCTTGTCAGTCTAGATGATTATTTTATAGAGCAATCGAAGAATGCTGACTATTTGAACCAAGAAAGTGATTTTTCAAAAGAATATAGATTTTATATCCAAGATGGTTTTGTTGGATTTTCTGATTTCTTAACAATTGGTGATAATTATTCAGAATCAGGGTTTTTACCAAGAGCAGTAGCAATTCATTTGAGTTATTTGGAAAATGAACAAATTAGGGTAAAACATTTCGTTTCTGACTCTAATGAGGATGTGGCAGATATTGGTGGTAAATTTTCAGAGGCAATTAATAAATTAGTTATTTGGTGTGACCAAAATAATTTAAACACTGCTGCTATAAACGTATTTCGAGATTTACAACAAAGAGGTCATTTTCCAGGTTTAGGGACTTTGAAAAAACTATCTATAATGAATCATATAGAATTAGTAATTAACAATATTTAA
- a CDS encoding RES domain-containing protein, with protein sequence MNCCVNCFTSSYLISIINGDDRTGTCDFCSTINTSIYSARELPDFFRNILSLYVPDENSASQISESLKKDFNVLSEIVESPIELFQAIFADEIEDFESIFNSNVSLKRRPFLETQADNVHNVWNEFKKEIKFVNRYHIQNTIDLKKLETFFLHESFYRNIKKGRIFFRCRVSDKNGFPCKKMGNPPIELASSGRANPKGISYLYVADSLETSMYETRASLFDYVTVGEFKLKEDIKILNLRNPKDDPIYWSEIEEIENYLIYIPFIQTLQKELSLPIRKRDQILDYIPTQYISEFIKSLGFDGVEYQSSLNSEGYNIAIFNPEKLECFKTNVYEINDIKLTHGKIK encoded by the coding sequence ATGAACTGTTGCGTTAATTGCTTTACTAGTTCATATCTAATTAGTATTATTAATGGTGACGATAGAACAGGAACTTGCGATTTTTGCAGTACTATAAACACTTCTATTTATTCGGCAAGAGAACTACCCGATTTTTTTAGAAACATACTTTCTCTTTACGTTCCAGACGAAAATTCCGCTTCACAAATTTCTGAATCATTAAAAAAAGACTTTAATGTATTAAGTGAGATTGTTGAAAGTCCTATTGAATTATTTCAAGCTATATTTGCAGATGAAATTGAAGATTTTGAATCAATTTTCAATAGCAATGTTTCCTTAAAACGCAGACCTTTTCTTGAAACTCAAGCAGATAACGTTCATAATGTATGGAATGAATTTAAAAAAGAAATAAAATTTGTTAATCGTTACCATATTCAGAACACAATTGACCTAAAAAAATTAGAAACGTTTTTTCTACACGAGAGTTTTTATAGAAACATTAAAAAAGGGAGGATTTTTTTTAGATGCAGAGTTTCGGATAAAAATGGTTTTCCTTGCAAAAAAATGGGAAATCCACCAATTGAATTAGCTTCAAGTGGTAGAGCAAACCCAAAAGGAATTTCTTATTTATATGTTGCTGACAGTCTTGAAACGTCAATGTATGAGACTAGAGCTTCGCTTTTTGATTATGTGACTGTTGGAGAATTTAAGCTAAAAGAAGATATTAAAATATTGAACCTTCGAAATCCGAAAGACGACCCAATTTACTGGTCTGAAATAGAAGAAATAGAAAATTATTTAATCTATATTCCTTTCATACAAACACTACAAAAAGAATTGTCTTTGCCTATTAGAAAGAGAGACCAAATTCTAGATTATATTCCTACTCAATACATATCGGAATTTATTAAGTCTTTGGGATTTGATGGTGTGGAATATCAAAGTTCACTGAATTCAGAAGGTTATAATATTGCAATTTTTAATCCTGAAAAATTGGAATGTTTTAAAACCAATGTTTACGAAATTAATGATATCAAATTAACACACGGAAAAATAAAATAA
- a CDS encoding HNH endonuclease: MSLNEHTMTELIYEVDTFDKVYNLISNSLDIQLDKYDFQLCRFCGENNPDKFKSVAHIIPELTGNKELKYFNECDNCNNKFSKYENDLQLFGGIKNILAGIKGKKYPKHKDYKHYFQAYNSKNGVIFKSLKETGALDFSDEKISIKSETQKFKPRYIQKAFVKIALSLLPKNELKKLTKTIEWLNNPNDDFTPSNHPMFLLIERENNIPLRKPLALVYKRINDSNSPEFTLVFHYSFFSYQLFIPFNENDENLDYSKLILPLNPGVITDNKNFKEVAFNHYYMTTLKKSRLTDYFDRLTK, encoded by the coding sequence ATGTCTCTTAACGAACATACGATGACAGAATTAATTTACGAAGTTGATACTTTTGATAAAGTTTATAATTTGATTTCAAATTCACTTGATATTCAATTAGATAAGTACGACTTCCAATTATGTAGGTTTTGTGGAGAAAATAATCCAGATAAGTTTAAAAGTGTAGCTCATATAATACCAGAACTTACTGGAAATAAAGAATTAAAATATTTCAACGAGTGTGATAATTGTAATAATAAATTCAGTAAATATGAAAATGATTTACAATTATTTGGAGGAATAAAAAATATTCTTGCAGGAATAAAAGGAAAAAAATATCCGAAACATAAGGACTATAAGCATTATTTTCAAGCTTATAATTCAAAAAATGGAGTAATATTTAAATCACTTAAAGAAACTGGAGCATTAGATTTTTCAGATGAAAAAATTAGTATTAAAAGTGAGACCCAAAAGTTCAAACCAAGATATATACAAAAAGCATTTGTGAAAATTGCTCTTTCACTTCTACCAAAAAATGAATTGAAAAAATTGACTAAAACAATTGAATGGTTAAATAATCCGAATGACGATTTCACACCATCAAATCATCCTATGTTTTTATTAATTGAGAGAGAAAATAATATTCCTTTACGAAAACCTCTAGCTCTAGTTTATAAAAGGATTAATGATTCTAACTCACCTGAATTTACTTTAGTTTTTCATTATAGTTTTTTTTCTTATCAGTTATTTATCCCATTCAACGAGAATGATGAGAATTTAGACTATTCTAAACTAATTCTTCCATTAAATCCAGGCGTTATTACAGATAATAAAAATTTTAAAGAGGTTGCTTTCAATCATTATTATATGACAACTTTGAAAAAGTCAAGATTAACCGATTACTTTGATAGATTGACAAAATAA